A region of Mustela lutreola isolate mMusLut2 chromosome 17, mMusLut2.pri, whole genome shotgun sequence DNA encodes the following proteins:
- the CLDN4 gene encoding claudin-4 — translation MASMGLQVMGIALAVLGWLGAILSCALPMWRVTAFIGSNIVTSQTIWEGLWMNCVVQSTGQMQCKVYDSLLALPQDLQAARALMVVSILLAVLGVLLSVVGGKCTNCVEDESAKAKTMIVAGVVFLLAGLLVLVPASWTANTIIRDFYNPLVASGQKREMGASLYIGWAASGLLLLGGALLCCNCPPRTDKPYSAKYSAARSAPASNYV, via the coding sequence ATGGCCTCGATGGGGCTGCAGGTGATGGGCATCGCGCTGGCCGTGCTGGGCTGGCTGGGCGCTATCCTGAGCTGCGCGCTGCCCATGTGGCGGGTGACGGCCTTCATCGGCAGCAACATCGTCACGTCGCAGACCATCTGGGAGGGCCTGTGGATGAACTGCGTGGTGCAGAGCACCGGCCAGATGCAGTGCAAGGTGTACGACTCGCTGCTGGCGCTGCCCCAGGACCTGCAGGCGGCCCGCGCCCTCATGGTCGTGTCCATCCTGCTGGCCGTGCTGGGCGTGCTGCTGTCCGTGGTGGGGGGCAAGTGCACCAACTGCGTGGAGGACGAGAGTGCCAAGGCCAAGACCATGATCGTGGCGGGCGTGGTGTTCCTGCTGGCTGGCCTGCTGGTCTTGGTGCCGGCGTCCTGGACGGCCAACACCATCATCCGGGACTTCTACAACCCGCTGgtggcctcgggccagaagcgGGAGATGGGTGCCTCTCTCTACATCGGCTGGGCCGCctcagggctgctgctgctgggaggGGCCCTCCTTTGCTGCAACTGCCCCCCGCGCACCGACAAGCCCTACTCGGCCAAGTACTCCGCAGCCCGCTCCGCCCCAGCCAGCAACTACGTGTAA
- the METTL27 gene encoding LOW QUALITY PROTEIN: methyltransferase-like protein 27 (The sequence of the model RefSeq protein was modified relative to this genomic sequence to represent the inferred CDS: inserted 2 bases in 1 codon), whose amino-acid sequence MAQEQGGSLSEARARVGALHSITDLGRKLHFYGRWAADYDQDVAALRYRAPCLAVDCLTQALPGPPHAARILDVACGTGLVAAELHARGFLQLHGVDGSPEMLDQARARGLYQHLSLCILGQEPLPSSEGTFDAVLIVGALSDGQVPCSAIPELLRVTKPGGLVCLTTRTNPSNLRYKEALEAALDGLEQAGAWQRLVAWPXWTAGNWPPPSLRWGLELLTMMASSPASSTCTESGRRPRWRESGPVLSPPLTSDPPRALSHAHPGPLLHL is encoded by the exons ATGGCTCAGGAGCAGGGCGGGAGCCTGTCCGAGGCGCGGGCCCGGGTGGGGGCCCTGCACAGCATCACCGACCTGGGCCGCAAGCTGCACTTCTATGGGCGCTGGGCTGCGGACTACGACCAG GACGTCGCCGCCCTGCGGTACCGTGCCCCATGCCTCGCAGTGGACTGCCTTACCCAAGCCCTTCCGGGCCCGCCTCATGCTGCCCGGATCCTGGATGTGGCCTGTGGCACCGGCCTGGTGGCTGCTGAG CTGCACGCTCGGGGCTTCCTCCAGCTGCACGGAGTGGATGGGAGCCCAGAGATGCTGGACCAGGCCCGAGCCCGTGGCCTCTACCAGCACCTCAGTCTCTGCATCCTGGGCCAAGAGCCTCTGCCCAGTTCTGAAG GAACTTTCGATGCGGTGCTGATAGTGGGGGCCCTCAGTGACGGCCAGGTACCCTGCAGTGCCATACCTGAGCTTCTGCGAGTTACCAAGCCAG GGGGGCTGGTGTGTCTGACCACCAGGACCAACCCATCCAACCTGCGCTACAAGGAGGCACTGGAGGCCGCGCTGGACGGGCTGGAGCAGGCCGGGGCGTGGCAACGCCTCGTGGCCTGGCC GTGGACGGCTGGGAACTGGCCACCTCCGAGCTTGAGGTGGGGCCTGGAACTCCTGACAATGATGGCTTCATCTCCGGCATCGTCTACCTGTACCGAAAGCGGGAGGCGGCCCAGATGGAGGGAGTCAGGCCCCGTCCTCAGCCCCCCACTGACCTCTGACCCTCCACGTGCCCTCAGCCATGCCCATCCTGGGCCTCtgcttcatctctaa
- the TMEM270 gene encoding transmembrane protein 270, with product MEVVQPARASLLGILLLLVKLLVLLVQNRVHLYNLLLLKILVFNHWLSGLAQEAWGSRGRQAFPAPGLDASPLCLALRAGLGLLGVPLWLGLRAPRLAWAGIRRCARALGLAPKQLGLSAATCADLLLSCLHGLMLAGLLLSLLTWRLCRRARRCSLRGLLSKALLDTCVVPELRALLKRLYWWVETTTALAWHLAYLVTWTTCLASHLLQAAFEHTARLAQAQEAEPPQGSGPSSASPLPEPLGPKAGPALPEHGTPTE from the exons ATGGAGGTCGTCCAGCCCGCCAGAGCCAGCCTCCTGGGGATTCTGCTGCTGCTGGTGAAGCTGTTGGTGCTG CTGGTCCAGAACCGGGTTCACCTGTACAATCTCCTGCTTCTCAAGATTCTCGTCTTCAACCACTGGCTGTCGGGGCTGGCCCAGGAGGCTTGGGGGTCCCGCGGCCGCCAGGCCTTTCCAGCCCCTGGGCTCGACGCCAGCCCCCTGTGCCTGGCGCTGCGGGCGGGGCTGGGACTGCTGGGGGTCCCCCTGTGGCTGGGGCTGCGGGCACCGCGGCTGGCCTGGGCGGGCATACGGCGCTGTGCCCGGGCCTTGGGCCTGGCGCCGAAGCAGCTGGGCCTGTCTGCGGCCACCTGCGCGGACCTGCTTCTGTCCTGCCTGCACGGTCTGATGCTGGCAGGCTTGCTGCTGTCGCTGCTGACCTGGAGGCTCTGCCGGAGGGCCCGTCGCTGCAGCCTGCGCGGGCTGCTCAGCAAG GCGCTGCTGGACACCTGTGTGGTGCCGGAGCTCCGGGCGCTGCTGAAACGTCTGTACTGGTGGGTGGAGACCACAACAGCCCTCGCCTGGCATCTGGCCTATCTCGTCACCTGGACCACCTGCCTTGCTTCCCACCTGCTGCAAGCCGCCTTCGAGCACACCGCCCGGCTGGCCCAGGCCCAGGAGGCTGAGCCGCCGCAGGGCTCAGGACCCTCGTCCGCGTCCCCGCTCCCCGAGCCTCTGGGTCCCAAGGCTGGGCCAGCCCTGCCAGAGCATGGGACTCCTACAGAATAA